A genomic stretch from Sphingomonas faeni includes:
- a CDS encoding glycoside hydrolase family 43 protein, with protein MTIRNPILPGFNPDPSIVCVGDDYYVATSTFEWYPGVQIHHSRDLANWRLVTRPLNRASQLDMRGNPDSCGVWAPDLSHANGRFHLIYSDVKRYGQTTIDGARGASLRDFHNYWVTSEHIDGPWSDPVHLNSSGFDPALFHDDDGRSWLLNMLWDHRPGGRRFAGIVAQEMDLANGGLLGERRLIFEGTSLGFTEGPHLYKRDGWYHLLVAEGGTERNHAVVMARARSLFGPYEVHPDGPVLTAAGKQGAALQRTGHGDLVETPTGETWMVYLCGRPLPVSDRCVLGRETAIQPMRWGEDGWLRTLDGDASPELVVEDATPSVASEPQRERSAFDTATLPEAFQWLRTPEADRLFSLTARPGYLRLYGRETIGSHFTQSLVARRQQAFAYAAETQVTFAPRHFQQAAGLVCYYNSTKFHYLHVTADDDGQRVLQVLSAIPTPLGSSVMTQPIAIDAGPIGLRVEVDHENLRFGYRGAASTEWNWLPERFDASILSDEATLPGLPNFTGAFVGMACQDLSGAGEPADFSYFEYVDGGND; from the coding sequence ATGACTATTCGAAACCCGATCCTTCCCGGCTTCAATCCGGACCCGTCGATCGTATGCGTCGGCGACGATTACTACGTCGCGACCTCCACCTTCGAATGGTATCCCGGCGTCCAGATTCACCATTCGCGCGACCTGGCGAACTGGCGGCTGGTGACGCGGCCACTCAACCGCGCGAGCCAACTGGACATGCGTGGGAACCCGGACTCTTGCGGAGTATGGGCGCCGGACCTGAGTCATGCGAACGGTCGGTTCCACCTGATCTACAGCGACGTGAAGCGCTACGGCCAGACCACAATCGATGGCGCGCGGGGGGCGTCGCTGCGCGATTTCCACAATTACTGGGTCACGTCGGAGCATATCGATGGGCCATGGTCCGATCCCGTCCACCTCAACAGCAGCGGCTTCGACCCTGCGCTGTTCCACGACGATGACGGGCGGAGCTGGCTGCTCAACATGCTGTGGGACCATCGACCAGGTGGGCGCCGTTTCGCCGGGATCGTCGCGCAGGAAATGGATCTCGCCAATGGCGGCCTGCTTGGTGAACGACGGTTGATCTTCGAGGGTACGTCGCTCGGCTTCACCGAGGGGCCGCACCTCTACAAGCGTGACGGCTGGTATCACCTGTTGGTCGCTGAAGGCGGCACCGAGCGCAACCATGCCGTCGTCATGGCGCGGGCAAGGTCGCTGTTCGGCCCGTACGAGGTGCATCCCGATGGCCCGGTACTGACCGCGGCGGGCAAGCAGGGCGCGGCATTGCAACGGACCGGGCACGGCGATCTGGTCGAAACGCCGACGGGCGAAACCTGGATGGTGTATCTGTGCGGGCGACCCCTGCCCGTCAGCGACCGGTGCGTGCTGGGCCGTGAGACCGCGATCCAGCCGATGCGCTGGGGCGAGGACGGCTGGCTGCGGACGCTGGACGGCGACGCGAGTCCCGAGCTGGTCGTGGAGGATGCCACGCCGTCGGTCGCTTCCGAGCCGCAACGCGAACGAAGCGCATTCGATACCGCGACGTTGCCCGAGGCATTCCAGTGGCTTCGTACCCCGGAGGCCGACCGGTTGTTCAGCCTGACCGCGCGGCCTGGTTATCTGCGCCTCTACGGTCGCGAGACGATCGGCAGCCATTTCACCCAGTCGCTGGTCGCGCGCCGGCAGCAGGCGTTTGCCTATGCCGCCGAGACGCAGGTGACATTCGCGCCACGCCATTTCCAGCAGGCGGCGGGGCTGGTCTGCTATTATAATTCGACCAAGTTCCATTATCTGCACGTCACCGCTGACGACGATGGCCAGCGTGTGCTTCAGGTGCTGTCGGCGATCCCAACCCCGCTCGGCAGCAGCGTGATGACGCAGCCGATCGCGATCGACGCGGGACCGATCGGACTGCGCGTCGAGGTGGATCATGAAAACCTCCGCTTTGGATACCGGGGTGCGGCTTCGACCGAGTGGAACTGGCTACCCGAACGGTTCGACGCGAGCATCCTGTCCGATGAGGCGACTCTGCCGGGGCTGCCGAACTTCACCGGCGCCTTTGTCGGGATGGCGTGCCAGGATTTGTCTGGAGCAGGCGAACCGGCAGATTTCAGCTATTTCGAGTATGTCGACGGCGGCAATGACTGA
- a CDS encoding MFS transporter has protein sequence MRRFTNIRWTIIGLFVVAMVINYLARSVLGVAAPAIMAEQHISAAEYSWITGAFQIGIMFQPLAGYVLDVVGLKIGFTVFVALWSLITMAHGLATGWMGFASLRGALGLVEGSAQPAGMKLVAEWFPARERGVAGGIYQIGASFGAVFAPPLVAWAVLNHSWRAAFFIAGALGLVWVIGWLFWYASPAKHRRLSPAEYTLIVEGQEASLATRRKRPPLGDLLRRRNLWAIAAARFLADPVWGMLSFWMPLYLVQVRHFDLGQIAMFAWLPFLAADLGCLFGPIVVAWLQRRGVDLIDARRGAFTVGAVLMTGMMFVGTVTSPIAAIALLCLGGFAHQTLSVTVITLSSDLFPQDQVATATGMSGTAANLGVLIFTLALGSMVAEVGYQPFFILLGLLDLVGAALLWILIRKPA, from the coding sequence GTGCGGCGCTTTACGAATATCCGCTGGACCATCATTGGCCTGTTCGTGGTGGCGATGGTCATCAACTATCTAGCGCGCAGCGTGCTCGGAGTCGCGGCACCCGCGATTATGGCCGAACAGCATATCAGCGCCGCGGAATATTCCTGGATCACCGGCGCGTTCCAGATCGGCATCATGTTCCAGCCGCTCGCCGGCTATGTGCTCGACGTGGTCGGGCTGAAGATCGGCTTCACGGTGTTCGTCGCGCTGTGGTCGCTGATCACGATGGCGCATGGGCTGGCGACCGGTTGGATGGGATTTGCCAGTCTGCGCGGTGCGTTAGGGCTGGTCGAGGGATCGGCGCAACCGGCGGGCATGAAGCTGGTGGCCGAATGGTTTCCGGCGCGCGAACGCGGCGTCGCGGGCGGCATCTATCAGATCGGCGCGTCGTTCGGAGCGGTGTTCGCGCCCCCGCTGGTCGCCTGGGCGGTGCTCAACCATAGCTGGCGTGCGGCGTTCTTCATTGCGGGTGCGCTCGGGCTCGTGTGGGTCATCGGCTGGCTGTTCTGGTATGCGTCGCCCGCAAAGCACCGCCGTCTGTCGCCGGCCGAATACACGCTGATCGTCGAAGGGCAGGAGGCATCGCTCGCCACGCGCCGCAAGCGTCCGCCGCTCGGCGATCTGCTGCGGCGGCGTAACCTGTGGGCGATCGCGGCGGCGCGGTTCCTTGCCGATCCGGTGTGGGGCATGCTGTCGTTCTGGATGCCGCTGTACCTGGTGCAGGTACGCCATTTCGATCTCGGCCAGATCGCGATGTTCGCGTGGCTGCCGTTCCTGGCGGCGGACCTGGGATGCCTGTTCGGGCCGATCGTGGTCGCGTGGCTGCAACGGCGCGGGGTCGACCTGATCGATGCACGGCGCGGTGCGTTCACGGTCGGCGCGGTGCTGATGACGGGCATGATGTTCGTCGGCACCGTGACCAGCCCGATCGCCGCGATCGCGCTGCTATGCCTAGGCGGCTTCGCGCACCAGACGCTGTCGGTGACCGTCATCACGCTGTCGTCGGACCTGTTCCCGCAGGACCAGGTCGCGACCGCGACGGGGATGTCGGGCACCGCCGCCAATCTCGGCGTCCTGATCTTTACGCTGGCGCTCGGATCGATGGTCGCGGAGGTTGGCTACCAGCCGTTCTTCATCCTGCTCGGACTGCTCGACCTGGTCGGCGCCGCACTCCTCTGGATCCTGATACGAAAGCCTGCATGA
- a CDS encoding LacI family DNA-binding transcriptional regulator, whose translation MKERARRSRSPTIIDVAAQAGVSPMTVSRVINGRASVDPTTRASVQEAIKALGYTPNLAARSLVTSTELKIGVIYANPSAAFMSDFLTGVFEEASIRGARLILLKGEDGRPPSPAALETLVATGISGMICAPPLSESAAVLDVLRKARVPVAAVGAHDVDDVICVRIDDRLAAYEMTRELIAMGHRRLGFVVGNPDQVASLKRLDGFYAAVREHPGICATIAQGDFSFASGLAAGDQLLQTDSPPTAIFASNDDMAAAVVSVAHRRQLDVPRELTVVGFDDTTAAVMLWPPLTTVHQPVRRLAAEALGLLVAEIAAPPRTPAKRADRVLDHEIVKRQSTSSPQDDGKL comes from the coding sequence GTGAAGGAACGCGCTCGGCGCTCGCGCAGCCCGACGATCATCGATGTCGCCGCACAGGCCGGCGTATCGCCGATGACGGTGTCGCGCGTCATCAACGGCCGTGCCAGCGTCGACCCGACGACGCGCGCCAGCGTTCAGGAGGCGATCAAGGCGCTAGGCTATACGCCGAACCTCGCCGCGCGCAGCCTGGTTACGTCGACCGAACTGAAGATCGGCGTGATCTACGCCAACCCCAGCGCAGCATTCATGAGCGATTTCCTTACCGGCGTTTTCGAGGAGGCTTCGATTCGGGGCGCGCGTCTGATTCTGCTGAAAGGCGAGGATGGTCGTCCGCCGAGCCCCGCCGCGCTGGAGACTCTGGTCGCAACAGGCATCTCGGGCATGATCTGCGCACCACCGTTGAGCGAGTCCGCGGCGGTCCTCGACGTACTGCGCAAGGCGCGCGTGCCCGTGGCGGCGGTCGGCGCGCATGATGTCGACGACGTGATCTGCGTCCGTATCGACGATCGTCTCGCGGCGTACGAGATGACACGCGAGCTGATCGCCATGGGTCACCGCCGGCTCGGGTTCGTCGTCGGCAACCCCGATCAGGTCGCCAGCCTCAAGCGGCTCGACGGCTTCTACGCCGCGGTTCGCGAACATCCAGGCATTTGCGCGACGATCGCGCAGGGCGATTTCAGCTTCGCTTCCGGGCTCGCCGCCGGGGACCAATTGCTCCAGACCGATTCGCCCCCCACCGCCATCTTCGCGAGCAACGACGACATGGCGGCTGCCGTCGTGTCGGTCGCGCATCGGCGACAGCTCGACGTACCGCGCGAACTGACGGTCGTCGGGTTCGACGACACCACTGCGGCGGTGATGCTGTGGCCGCCGCTGACGACGGTGCACCAACCGGTCCGCCGACTCGCCGCCGAAGCGCTTGGTCTTCTGGTCGCAGAGATCGCCGCGCCGCCAAGAACTCCCGCCAAGCGTGCCGACCGTGTGCTGGACCACGAAATCGTCAAGCGGCAGTCCACGTCGTCGCCGCAGGACGACGGCAAGCTTTAG
- a CDS encoding cupin-like domain-containing protein: MLYEPPADALRDPETFRTEVMTRCEPAVLRGAARDWPMLSGAKTSDGALAGVVEQLRRFDIGKLAEVFVGKPEIGARYNYDASLAGFNFDRSAVPFGEALTRILVSATDANRTSMYMGSMTAETYFPGIEETTRLPFVPPTVRPRFWVGHASTVACHYDTMDNVACIAAGRRRFTLFPPDAIRDLYVGPIDHTLAGQPIGLAVGSDPGDPRFPRFENARDRALVVELEPGDALYVPKLWWHQVEAVGDVNVLVNFWWDGFSAGPDQPYTAMLLSLLTIAERPPAERAAWRAWFDHYVFRPDGHPLAFLPPERHGVLGASKENYGRIRTLVMRLLRGG, encoded by the coding sequence ATGCTCTACGAACCACCCGCCGACGCGTTGCGCGATCCCGAGACCTTCCGAACTGAGGTCATGACGCGGTGCGAACCGGCGGTGCTGCGCGGTGCGGCGCGGGATTGGCCTATGTTGTCGGGCGCAAAGACGTCGGATGGAGCACTGGCGGGCGTGGTGGAGCAGCTTCGCCGCTTCGACATCGGCAAGCTCGCTGAAGTGTTCGTCGGCAAGCCGGAGATTGGCGCGCGGTATAATTACGACGCGTCGCTGGCCGGGTTCAATTTCGATCGCAGCGCGGTGCCGTTCGGTGAGGCTCTTACGCGGATTCTCGTCAGCGCGACGGATGCCAATCGGACGAGTATGTACATGGGGTCGATGACCGCGGAGACGTATTTCCCCGGCATCGAAGAGACGACTCGCCTGCCGTTCGTACCACCCACGGTGCGTCCTCGGTTCTGGGTTGGCCACGCGTCGACGGTTGCCTGCCACTATGACACGATGGACAATGTTGCGTGCATCGCGGCGGGGCGGCGGCGCTTCACGCTGTTCCCGCCCGATGCGATCCGTGACCTATATGTCGGACCGATCGACCACACGCTCGCCGGCCAGCCGATCGGGCTGGCGGTCGGAAGTGACCCGGGCGATCCGCGGTTTCCCCGCTTCGAAAACGCTCGCGACCGTGCGCTCGTGGTCGAACTGGAACCCGGCGACGCGCTCTACGTGCCGAAACTCTGGTGGCATCAGGTCGAGGCAGTCGGCGACGTCAACGTTCTGGTCAATTTCTGGTGGGATGGGTTCAGCGCGGGGCCGGACCAACCCTACACCGCGATGCTGTTGTCGCTGCTGACGATCGCCGAACGCCCGCCGGCCGAGCGCGCGGCGTGGCGGGCGTGGTTTGATCATTATGTGTTCCGCCCGGACGGCCACCCGCTGGCGTTCCTTCCCCCAGAACGGCACGGCGTGCTTGGTGCGTCGAAGGAAAATTACGGGCGGATCCGGACGCTGGTGATGCGCTTGCTGCGCGGCGGTTGA
- a CDS encoding LLM class flavin-dependent oxidoreductase yields the protein MTRYSLLDLVPVIEGGTVSQSLANAADLARHAESVGFQRYWVAEHHGMTGIASAATAVVIAHIAAATKTIRVGSGGIMLPNHAPLVIAEQFGTLDALFPGRIDLGLGRAPGSDQRVARAMRRTLETDANAFPQDVMELQSYFANDGQTGIVATPGAGADVEMWILGSSTFGAQLAAALGLPYAFASHFAPDALDAALAIYRRDFRPSARLAKPHVMAGFNVFAAETDAEAELLASSQQQSFVALRTGNPGKMKPPLAGYRESLGAQGNQILDHVLQCSAVGSPAKVARGIAAFIERTGVDEVMVTSAIYDHEARKRSLSITADVMQDLKIAA from the coding sequence ATGACACGTTATTCCCTGCTCGATCTGGTCCCCGTTATCGAAGGCGGCACCGTCTCTCAATCGCTCGCCAACGCGGCCGACCTCGCGCGGCATGCCGAGAGCGTAGGTTTTCAGCGCTACTGGGTCGCCGAACATCACGGCATGACCGGGATCGCCTCGGCCGCGACCGCGGTGGTGATCGCGCACATCGCCGCAGCCACGAAGACGATCCGCGTCGGCTCAGGTGGCATCATGCTCCCCAACCACGCGCCGCTGGTGATCGCCGAGCAGTTCGGCACGCTCGACGCGCTGTTCCCGGGTCGTATCGACTTGGGTCTTGGCCGCGCGCCCGGCTCCGACCAGCGTGTCGCCCGCGCGATGCGCCGCACGCTGGAGACCGACGCCAACGCCTTTCCGCAGGACGTGATGGAGCTGCAAAGCTACTTCGCCAACGACGGCCAGACCGGTATCGTCGCCACGCCGGGCGCAGGCGCGGACGTCGAGATGTGGATCCTCGGCTCCAGCACGTTCGGCGCGCAACTGGCTGCCGCGCTCGGCCTGCCTTACGCGTTCGCCTCGCACTTCGCCCCCGATGCCCTAGATGCCGCGCTCGCGATCTACCGCCGCGATTTCCGCCCGTCGGCGCGCCTCGCCAAGCCGCACGTCATGGCTGGCTTCAACGTGTTCGCGGCCGAGACCGATGCCGAAGCCGAACTGCTCGCCAGTTCGCAGCAGCAGTCGTTCGTGGCGCTTCGCACTGGCAACCCCGGCAAGATGAAGCCGCCACTCGCCGGCTACCGCGAGTCGCTCGGCGCGCAGGGCAACCAGATCCTCGATCACGTCCTGCAATGCTCGGCAGTCGGCAGCCCGGCCAAGGTTGCGCGCGGGATCGCGGCATTCATCGAGCGGACCGGCGTCGACGAGGTCATGGTCACGAGCGCGATCTACGACCACGAAGCGCGCAAGCGGAGCCTCTCGATCACCGCCGACGTCATGCAAGATCTGAAGATCGCGGCGTAA
- a CDS encoding TonB-dependent receptor, with translation MMWSIPAMAQDQGNLQNSTTAQPAAPQPAVPSTANTTTASEAGQPQDLATAPDASQGNTVQGDTPQSDDIIVTGLRGSLQRNLDLKRTSSGVVDVISAEDIGKFPDSNVAAALQRLPGVSIQRSGSRGEPTGITVRGFGGDFNTTLYDGRRISTATGGRQIDFSTVGVDFIGQLSVLKTPDVSLSSSSIGATVDIQFPKPFDHPGFRLAATGSGSIQERAGRIVPTAGLLISDTTDDETFGVLADVIYTRRDTDTNRVYVSGWPGGNFAPCQLTGNAGAGACSPTSDTASAGYANPNNRQNLPGWFPQQYGAEQQRVKDERVDARVAFQYHPTDDLMVTLDNNFSRQEIVQNNYAFGVWFNQGDLRNVTLDGNGTAVDFTQAGTPTDFTSARNTEILQTNQTGLNVKYDATENLTLEADGSYAKSWRNPGNVIGSQNGDIGYGTALGNTLQFTVDGNSSSAFPTISNFGPAGNTAAWADTSLIGTHVAVNQTQRNTDELMQFRGNATWKQDDLTIKAGGQFYQDTFNFRNTSTFTNNFWQAYAGYGAPSAGTSGVAPLPASLYQGSVSLNNFIPGFDGSLPPSVFVFSPIAYQNYLTSLGNPQAQNVPGFNYGNVTGFTGTFDEAVDPGSILRVRERTWSLYFSVNFKTEIGSLPFTFNAGVRNENTNLVSTGQGRLPTSLVTSTADRTLLSIPTYTDVQGVTSNSSYSYLLPSMDAKLELADNLILRFDASRTLTRPSLALLNPVLNVGNGQRIGALSASGGNPNLKPYLADNFDIGAEWYYQRNSYLSVGFFLKNVSNFVVGGVTRQAINGLVDPTTGTLASFAVTQQVNGPDATVRGVELAWQQVFGSSGFGFQANATFVNTNRPYDETNISQTGFAVTGLANSANFVGFYDKGGFQFRTALNWRDKYLLQFGQLQNTGSFGAEPTFVNQSFQIDLTTSYDINKHFSVFGEALNINNNQQSTHGRFDNQLLDVFDYGRRYTAGIRYRF, from the coding sequence ATGATGTGGTCGATCCCGGCGATGGCGCAGGATCAGGGCAATCTTCAGAACAGCACGACCGCTCAGCCGGCCGCGCCGCAACCAGCGGTGCCTTCGACCGCGAATACGACGACGGCTTCGGAGGCCGGACAGCCGCAGGACCTGGCAACTGCGCCCGACGCGTCGCAGGGTAACACCGTGCAGGGCGACACACCGCAGAGCGACGACATCATCGTCACCGGCCTGCGTGGTTCGCTCCAGCGCAACCTGGACCTGAAGCGTACGTCGTCCGGCGTCGTCGACGTCATCTCTGCCGAGGATATCGGCAAGTTCCCGGATTCGAACGTCGCCGCGGCCCTGCAGCGGCTTCCTGGCGTGTCGATCCAGCGCTCGGGTTCGCGCGGCGAGCCTACGGGTATCACCGTCCGCGGCTTTGGCGGCGATTTCAACACCACCTTGTATGACGGCCGTCGTATCTCGACCGCTACCGGTGGCCGTCAGATCGACTTCAGCACCGTCGGCGTCGACTTTATCGGCCAGCTCAGCGTCCTGAAGACACCGGACGTGTCGCTGTCGTCGAGCTCGATCGGTGCGACGGTCGACATCCAGTTCCCGAAGCCGTTCGATCATCCCGGCTTCCGCCTCGCCGCCACCGGCTCGGGTTCGATCCAGGAGCGCGCCGGCAGGATCGTGCCGACCGCAGGCCTGCTGATCAGCGATACCACCGACGACGAGACGTTCGGCGTACTGGCCGATGTCATCTACACGCGGCGTGATACCGATACCAACCGAGTCTACGTTTCCGGTTGGCCCGGCGGCAACTTCGCACCGTGCCAGCTCACCGGGAACGCGGGCGCCGGCGCGTGCTCGCCGACCAGCGATACGGCATCGGCGGGCTACGCGAATCCGAACAATCGCCAGAATCTGCCCGGCTGGTTCCCGCAGCAATATGGCGCGGAGCAACAGCGTGTGAAGGACGAGCGCGTCGACGCCCGCGTCGCGTTCCAATATCATCCGACCGACGACCTGATGGTCACGCTGGACAATAATTTCTCTCGCCAGGAAATCGTCCAGAACAATTATGCGTTCGGCGTTTGGTTCAACCAGGGCGACCTGCGTAACGTGACGCTCGACGGGAACGGAACCGCAGTCGACTTTACGCAGGCCGGCACGCCGACCGACTTTACGTCGGCTCGCAACACCGAGATCCTACAGACCAACCAGACCGGCCTTAACGTCAAATACGACGCGACCGAAAATCTGACGCTGGAGGCCGACGGGTCTTATGCCAAGAGCTGGCGGAATCCCGGCAACGTCATCGGCAGCCAGAACGGCGACATCGGCTATGGCACTGCGCTGGGCAACACGCTGCAGTTCACCGTAGACGGCAACAGCAGCAGCGCGTTCCCGACGATCAGCAACTTTGGTCCGGCCGGCAACACCGCCGCCTGGGCGGATACGTCGCTGATCGGCACGCACGTCGCGGTCAACCAGACGCAGCGCAACACCGACGAACTGATGCAGTTCCGCGGCAATGCCACCTGGAAGCAAGACGACCTGACGATCAAGGCCGGCGGCCAGTTCTATCAGGATACGTTCAACTTCCGGAACACCAGCACCTTCACGAACAATTTCTGGCAGGCCTATGCCGGTTACGGTGCACCTTCTGCCGGCACCTCGGGCGTCGCGCCCCTGCCGGCCAGCCTGTACCAGGGGTCGGTCAGCCTCAACAACTTCATCCCGGGGTTCGACGGCAGCCTGCCGCCATCGGTGTTCGTGTTCAGCCCGATTGCCTACCAGAACTATCTGACCAGCCTGGGCAACCCGCAGGCGCAGAACGTGCCGGGGTTCAACTATGGCAACGTGACCGGCTTCACCGGGACATTCGACGAAGCGGTCGATCCAGGCAGCATTCTGCGGGTCCGTGAGCGAACGTGGTCGCTATACTTCAGTGTCAACTTCAAGACCGAGATCGGCAGCCTGCCGTTCACGTTCAACGCAGGCGTACGTAACGAGAACACCAACCTGGTCTCGACCGGACAGGGTCGCCTGCCCACGTCGCTGGTGACCAGCACTGCCGACCGGACGCTGCTGAGCATCCCGACCTATACTGACGTGCAGGGTGTCACGAGCAACAGTTCCTACTCGTACCTGCTGCCAAGCATGGACGCGAAGCTGGAGCTTGCGGACAATCTGATCCTCAGGTTCGATGCCTCGCGGACGCTGACCCGTCCGTCGCTCGCGCTGCTGAATCCAGTGCTCAACGTCGGGAACGGCCAGCGTATCGGTGCCCTGTCGGCAAGCGGCGGCAATCCCAACCTGAAGCCCTATCTCGCCGACAATTTCGATATCGGTGCTGAATGGTATTATCAGCGCAACTCGTATCTCTCGGTCGGCTTCTTCCTGAAGAACGTCAGCAATTTCGTGGTCGGCGGCGTTACCCGACAGGCGATCAACGGCCTGGTCGATCCGACAACGGGCACACTGGCCAGTTTCGCAGTCACACAGCAAGTGAACGGACCAGACGCCACCGTCCGCGGCGTCGAACTTGCCTGGCAGCAGGTGTTCGGCAGCTCGGGCTTCGGGTTCCAGGCGAACGCGACCTTCGTCAACACCAACCGGCCGTATGACGAAACGAACATTTCGCAGACCGGCTTCGCAGTCACGGGCTTGGCGAATTCGGCGAACTTCGTCGGCTTCTACGACAAGGGCGGATTCCAGTTCCGTACCGCGCTTAACTGGCGCGACAAGTATCTGCTCCAGTTCGGTCAGCTCCAGAACACCGGTTCGTTCGGCGCGGAACCGACCTTCGTCAACCAGAGCTTCCAGATCGATCTGACGACGAGCTACGACATCAACAAGCACTTCAGCGTGTTCGGCGAGGCACTGAACATCAACAATAACCAGCAGAGCACGCACGGGCGCTTTGACAACCAACTGCTGGACGTATTCGATTATGGCCGGCGCTACACGGCGGGTATCCGCTACCGTTTCTAA
- a CDS encoding SapC family protein, with translation MPIWETLSHAQHASLRVSRAHDGERQFAQIVADEFLQAAPYYAVLFTKHPETGAFYAGVVMGLEPGRNMMAVNGALPDYRPADLERQGFYIADGQLVVDRQHGVFAGPDGQLLFDMNGEAALPLKRIQQALHVLQSGIPETDALIERFLAHRLLEPIDVTMNFDDGEHLRLEGLYTISLDTLHALPDAAVLDLFRTGDLQLAYAQAGSIRHLRTLGRIRNNRLADVG, from the coding sequence ATGCCGATCTGGGAGACGCTGAGCCACGCACAGCATGCGTCGCTGCGCGTATCCCGCGCGCATGACGGCGAGCGGCAGTTCGCGCAGATCGTCGCCGATGAATTTCTCCAAGCCGCTCCGTACTATGCGGTTCTTTTTACGAAGCATCCGGAGACCGGCGCATTCTATGCGGGCGTCGTCATGGGCCTGGAGCCAGGGCGCAACATGATGGCGGTGAACGGCGCGTTGCCTGATTATCGGCCTGCGGACCTCGAACGACAGGGCTTTTACATCGCCGACGGACAATTGGTCGTCGACCGCCAACACGGCGTCTTCGCCGGTCCGGACGGTCAGCTTTTGTTCGACATGAACGGCGAAGCAGCGCTACCACTCAAGCGCATCCAGCAGGCGCTGCACGTCCTCCAGTCGGGCATCCCGGAAACGGATGCGTTGATCGAGCGCTTCCTGGCGCACCGCCTGCTCGAGCCGATCGACGTGACGATGAACTTCGACGATGGCGAGCATCTGAGGCTCGAAGGACTCTACACAATCAGCCTGGACACGCTGCACGCGCTGCCGGATGCCGCAGTGCTCGATCTGTTTCGCACGGGCGATCTGCAACTTGCCTATGCGCAGGCCGGATCGATCCGCCATCTGCGGACGCTGGGGCGCATCCGCAACAACCGGCTGGCAGACGTGGGCTGA
- a CDS encoding pyrimidine 5'-nucleotidase has product MLARLDPRLDHVRNWIFDLDNTLYPASADLFAQVDARMTGFIQDLLGLDHDEARRVQKGYFHNHGTTLSGLMTEHHVDPHAFLEHVHDIEMDVLEHDAPLVAAIAKLPGRKLVFTNGDKPYALKILDRLGLGESFEAIHDIHAMDLMPKPHVSAYAGFCAAFDIDPRESLFVDDMTRNLAPAKAIGMTTVWVDNGSEQSPGGARDHIDFTVPVLAPWLETILETS; this is encoded by the coding sequence ATGCTTGCCCGCCTTGACCCCCGCCTTGACCATGTCCGCAACTGGATCTTCGATCTCGACAACACGCTGTATCCGGCGAGCGCGGACCTGTTCGCGCAGGTCGATGCGCGAATGACCGGGTTCATCCAGGATCTGCTCGGCCTCGACCATGACGAGGCGCGTCGGGTGCAGAAGGGGTATTTCCACAATCACGGCACGACTCTGTCGGGGTTGATGACCGAGCATCACGTCGATCCCCACGCGTTCCTGGAGCATGTCCACGATATCGAGATGGACGTGCTGGAGCATGACGCGCCGCTGGTGGCGGCGATCGCCAAGCTGCCGGGGCGCAAGCTGGTCTTCACCAATGGCGACAAGCCGTATGCGCTGAAGATCCTCGACCGGCTCGGGCTGGGCGAGAGTTTCGAGGCGATCCACGACATCCACGCGATGGACCTGATGCCGAAGCCGCATGTGTCGGCTTATGCGGGCTTCTGTGCGGCGTTCGATATCGACCCCAGGGAGTCGCTGTTCGTCGACGACATGACGCGCAATCTCGCGCCGGCCAAGGCGATCGGGATGACGACCGTGTGGGTCGACAACGGCTCCGAGCAGTCCCCCGGCGGCGCGCGCGACCACATCGATTTTACCGTGCCGGTGCTTGCGCCGTGGCTCGAAACCATCCTGGAGACATCATGA